In Hemicordylus capensis ecotype Gifberg chromosome 4, rHemCap1.1.pri, whole genome shotgun sequence, the genomic window atggaattccttgcatgggatgtggtgatggccaccagcttggatggctttaaaaggggcttagaccaattcatggaggacaggtctatcaatggctactagtgtggtggctttgggccatctccagcctcagaggcacgatgcctctcaataccaattgcagaggagcaacagcaggagagaggacatgcacatacctcttgcctgtgtgctccccagaggcatctggtgggccactatgtgaaacaggatgctggactagatgggtcttgtgcctgatccagcagggctgttcttatgttcttgaaggtggaagcagcagagagctaggtgaggcaaGGCGCTTTCTCCTGTGTTctatgcaggtgcctccactCCTGTACTTCTTTTCTGGAGtactgcgggggggagggggagaaaatcgGAAGAGTAATTAAAAAGTATGATCCAGTCTATCAGAAAACATTTCTAAATATTTAAATCTGACAGAATAATGAGAAATTATGGTCCAATACTTCAGAAAACATTACCGATCAATAAATCTTACCCCGGTATTGAAATGTGCATGGGTGCTGAAAATTTTCAGTCTAGTCCATAAAAACATTACTCAGCAGGAAAGCTTACCCTATAACTGAAATCTGAAAGGGTCATGAAAAATGATGTTCTTGATTATCAtctttgagagccagtgtggtcgtgtagtggttagagtgctggactaggaccggagagacccgagttcaaatccccattcagccatgatacttgctgggtgactctgggccagtcacttctctctcagcctaacctacttcactgggttgttgtgaggagaaacctaagtatgtagtacatcactctgggctccttggagggatataaaatgtaaaaaattaaataataaacaaactaacaaacaaataagcaagcaagTGGCTAAGGGGGGAAAATTGGCACCCCGGCTCTGGGCTGATGAGACTTGTGGCTctagcaattcattgggggccacCCCTAATGATGCTCCTGGAGAAGGGAGTAGGGTTGCCAATATCCAAATTGCCCCCTATAGCTGTCCCTTTtacagcagcttgatctgcatCACTGAGCAGTGAACATGTTTCTCTCCGAGCCATGAAAAGCTTCACATGTTGATTTCTGCCTGTCTAACCCTGCTTAGGAGCAGGCCTAGCTGCCGCAGATGATCAGAAGCagttccctgggtgggcggattgcctgcccagatgtaCGGTGGCTCTCCTGCGGGCCGCCTGCAACTCACCCGGTAGTTCTggggggttgggtgcagggaaatGCCACTGTGCGGCACCCCGCCCTCCCaaaccccaataatgcactgcgcaagtgcacgGTGCGTTACTGggagctccctccctccaagtagacctgctgcagctgcaagcagcctcggCTGACACCCAGttaaaaaaaccaaggttaaccgAGTGCTCGCTTTGTTGACCTCATTTAACTAGGGGGCTACTTGGGCAGGTTTGCCGacatggagccactgggctcacccttgagcccgATGGTTCCTACGAGTGTGCAAAAGCGAGCTGGACTCCCTTatcccagttttgcacgctcatgagaatagcctcatagtgttcAACATTCATATGGCGAGTGTAAAGGGTATGCAGGTACCAATCTGGatacaagtacagttattcacacattatgtttagcacagcagcacacttgGTATTGTGCCGTGCATCAGAAGAACCTGTATGTAGGTTTGTTTTCATACCTTTAAAtggtacaaaaacatgtacaaattACTTAAGGCCAAACCGGACAACAggcttggtttttaaaatgcaaatagtaGCCTTGTGAGGCCCTGATCCATATTGAGACAATGGCAGGGGGAGCGGGGCCAACCCTTTGCCTCCCTCAGTCACAATTCAGATCGGAGGGCccacaagggggggggaagctcaATTGGTACCAATCCATATTTTACCCATATCTCTTTGGGCAAATGTTGAACAGTTCAATGCAGCTTAAAGAACTGAAGGAACTGAAtggccctttctctctctctctctctctctctctctcacacacacacacacacaccttttgttGTGCTGTTTACATAGGCTTTCATTGGCtaaagcagggttgcacaacttgggctctccagcttttgtgagactacaactctgatcatccctagccacagtggcaaatagtgAGGGATGAAGGGGGTTGCAGGCATCTTCAGGTGagccaatgttgtgcagccctgagctaaAAGCTACATGAGGGAACACACTGGATTCAGGTGGGCAGTGTTCGGAGGTTTCCCACTGAAAGTTTCTTCTTTGAAGCTCTCCTCACAATGGGTGAGAAgcgcttcttccgggtctgcagggagagcgggcttagcctgctctccccgcagacgatcaaaaggcagccctgggtggccagattggccgcccacatgactgctggctccatcacggagctggtgggggctacaGGATCGGGGCCCACGcaacccccggaagttccaggatgccctgcgcaagcgcacaaggcatcctggagagacccctccttgcagcctcctggtcgggggtctactcgtgtgtcgctgcgtgccatggcgacacatgagcaaaataatgaggttaacggagcactcactctgttaaccttatttaaggggaggtGGTATTAgacgggctagccaccttggaagcacTGGGCTTGCCTACGAGCCtgatggttcccacgatccctggaaagcggcctaagctcccttagcccactttccagtgatcgtgggaatagcctcttagtcTCTCAAAACATGACAAACATACATTGGCAACTGCTGGCCAACCAGGGCACTCTGATGTGGAACTAAAGTTCACAGGTTTGTCACCATCCATTTTTGACAACATCGGGATACAGACGGGTGTTTGATTCTGTCACCATTGTTATAAGTGGTTCAGTTTGatgtataccaggcctgctcaacttatgccccacccccgcagctgtttttggatgacaactcccataatccccagccatcatagccaatagccagggattatgggagttgtaggccaacatctgcaggagggccgatgcTGAACAGGCTTGATGTATACGGGCCATGGAGTTTCCATTGGCACATAATGTGAACAGATCCCCACCGTTTAACATTGAATCATGCCACTTGAACATCACCTCTAGGCAACTCTATCCATCTTGTACATGTGATTCTGACACGGGGATTGAAATCTTGTACTGTTTTCCTCTTTTTATGGCAGGATTCGAAGAAGGGTTTGTAAGATGCTGGCACAATGTAATCGCCCTAAGCTTTTAGCTTTAATGGACGTTAAAGGGTTTGACCCTGAGGATATCACTGTGAAAGTGCAAGATGGGAAGGTTAAAGTATCTGCCGAACATGAAGAAGAATTTAAGACTTGCAGAGGGAAGGAGTACAACTACTCAACGGTCACCAAGGAGATCTGCTTGCCACCAGGAGTGTGTGAGACTGACGTAACTTACACGATAGGGCCCTGCAGTCTAGTGAGGATAGAGTCACCAGGCTCACCACCTCCTTGCCTCCTAAGTCTGCTTTGAAGACGATCAGCGCTGGTAGCTGTTCAGTGTAAGGATGTAACTTCAGTGGATCCTCAGGAGGACTGTTGTTTTGTTCTGCTGTAACATCACCCTTTAAGCATGTGTAACAGCCACGTTATCCTTCTTCCCAAAACGAAACTGCTGCACACCTCCTGGTTTGAGTGCaagtttattgttgttgtttatttatttaagtacCTACCTACCTAAAATTTCAAGAGTGTCTGCTCAGCAATCACAAAAGGAAGGGAAACCCTGGTTGACACTGCACAGTACACTGCCCTTAAGGAGGGACACACAtgtgctgctgctcctcagccAGCCAAAAGCCAATCCTTGCTGCTTGTGCAGATGGGGGTTGCTCCATGTCTCCTCAGTTGTGTGGAATTGCGGTTATGATCTCGTCCCATCATTCTCAATTAGAATAGGTGGCAGCAGTGATTATACACAGCTTAGGAGACACAGAGCAGCCCCCACCTCCACTAGCAGCAAGGACGGGCTTTGGCCTGGTTCAGAAGTAGTGCATGCatgcagaggcgtagcaaggttggagtgggcccagagacaagattgtaaaatgccccccctcactgaagctcagctcatgaagtcaagaaatcttaaatgaggctgaatagtggtaacaaaaagcatagtaaaatttatatacatattgtggacgatgcaagtcatttaatggtactagagaaagacatgctgttctggtagctccaggtcttaacactcacatcaattttggaggatgaatacaactgaaggaagcccaggcgggtgcatgtctgggggagtcagtcatgtgacttgcctcttgggggcccctcccagcagtgggcccccagacaactgtctccccttgccctattatagttacgcccctgcatgcatGTCTTTCATGTGCAGTGCGCTGCGCAGTATGGCAGctgctgttcttatttatttctaaTGACAAAATGCTTAAGTTTGCATGTAGTAAGTGCTATCTGAggaataaaaatacattttaaaaaatagatatacCTTTCTCCAAAATggagaaaaggagggagagggaaaacaAGAAGATGTCTGGGTACATTCATTTTTATGTGGTAACAGAAGTAGAAAGAGGATAGTAGGTACCATGTTTGTGTAATTTACCTACCTTCTGCCAAAATTCACCTCAGCAAGGCTCCAGCATATTTTCTAAGCCAGGG contains:
- the ODF1 gene encoding outer dense fiber protein 1 codes for the protein MANLCNALEAVRRDLRRTDREIKRRLRLLDMHCCPKPCETRCLCDISLHPYCCCLLHPFPHCLCDILCCRPCSPCPPCRPICITPLEKKAIRAKIEAEQELARIRRRVCKMLAQCNRPKLLALMDVKGFDPEDITVKVQDGKVKVSAEHEEEFKTCRGKEYNYSTVTKEICLPPGVCETDVTYTIGPCSLVRIESPGSPPPCLLSLL